Proteins co-encoded in one Pelobates fuscus isolate aPelFus1 chromosome 5, aPelFus1.pri, whole genome shotgun sequence genomic window:
- the LOC134612312 gene encoding olfactory receptor 11L1-like — translation MTVKNESRVTELILLGFRNLYGFNNLIFIIFLNIFLITVTGNILIILLVSISHHLHSPMYFFLCHLSMSDIVLTTNTLPSLMEAILHDGKRMTIFGCITQFYFFSGIIITECFLLAVMSYDRYLAICVPLRYITIMDLTLCTCLSLLPWMLGFTMNLIGIIPISNFQFCNGNIIDHIYCEFSPLQKLSCSDTSLVEFLAFLFSTPLFICPCGFIIVTYVHIFLMILRIPSTTGRQKTFSTCSSHLLVVGAFYGTLIIKYMIPSIGHALLLNKIISLLHTVFTPLFNPLVYSLRNQDIRIALRKISGH, via the coding sequence ATGACTGTAAAGAATGAATCAAGAGTAACAGAACTCATACTTCTAGGCTTTCGAAATCTTTATGGCTTCAACAATTTAATTTTCATCATATTCCTGAACATTTTCCTTATCACAGTAACTGGAAATATTCTGATTATTCTGTTAGTTTCAATCAGCCATCACCTTCATTCTCCCATGTACTTCTTCCTTTGTCATTTATCAATGTCTGATATTGTTCTCACAACAAATACTTTACCTAGCCTGATGGAAGCAATCTTACATGACGGGAAAAGAATGACAATTTTTGGCTGTATAACTCAATTCTATTTCTTTAGTGGTATAATTATTACAGAATGCTTCCTGCTTGCAGTGATGTCCTATGATCGATACCTGGCTATATGTGTCCCATTGCGTTACATCACTATCATGGACCTTACCTTATGCACCTGTCTGTCTCTCTTGCCCTGGATGTTAGGATTTACCATGAACCTAATAGGTATCATACCTATATCCAACTTTCAGTTCTGTAATGGAAACATAATTGACCATATATATTGTGAATTTTCCCCTCTCCAAAAACTTTCATGTTCAGACACGTCTCTGGTGGAGTTTCTTGCCTTTTTATTTTCCACTCCTTTATTTATTTGTCCTTGTGGTTTTATCATAGTCACTTATGTTCATATCTTCCTCATGATACTTAGGATCCCTTCTACAACCGGAAGACAGAAAACCTTTTCAACCTGCAGTTCCCACCTTCTTGTGGTTGGTGCCTTCTATGGGACATTAATAATAAAGTATATGATACCATCTATAGGTCATGCATTGCTTTTAAATAAGATTATATCATTGCTGCATACTGTGTTTACCCCCCTGTTTAACCCTTTAGTATACAGTCTAAGAAACCAAGACATTAGGATAGCACTGAGAAAGATTTCCGGACATTAG